The following proteins come from a genomic window of Pirellula staleyi DSM 6068:
- a CDS encoding efflux RND transporter permease subunit: MRRPLTIVVGIIAILLAAGVAVRPKSVDQYLSQYGVELPLKRMPVDIFPALNLPVIYVCQPYGGMDPAQMEGLITNYYEYHFLYISGIHHVESKNVQGNALMKLYFHPGTNMAQAMAETINYVNRSRAFMPPGTVSPFVMRFDTGSVPVGYLVLSSETRTIAEIQDIALFKVRPLFSALPGVSAPPPFGGSARTVVLRVSPDKLRAYGVSADDVINALVSGNTISPSGNLHVGNSYPIVPMNAMVRDPKELGTIPIKVGANPAVYLSDLAEIVDAADISAGYALVNGRRAVYILATKRADASTMSVIDEIKRALPSMQKELPDDIRVSFEFDQSPYVTRAIDSLLHEGALGALLTGLMVLVFLRDWRSALVVVLNIPLAIAAAVVGLWICGQTINLMTLGGLALAVGILVDEATVEIENIHSQLDHTDSVALAVRRGNSQTAIPRLLAMLCILAVFVPSFFMTGAARELFVPLSLAVGFSMIASYILSSTFVPILSTWLLQHHSHSHAEQHGHRSEGQPGSSSRNWFAFNTYRDFYGTFVSGMVAARWIVIPAYLAASLLTIGVVGSQIGIEIFPQIDAGEFRLRFRAKDGTHIEETERIALGVLDHIGQKVGPENVDITLGYVGMIHSNFPINAVYQFSRGPEEAILRIALKPHTGIRTEVVKEELRTELAQKFPQVRFSFEPADIVSEVMSFGSPTPIEIAARGGSVAENRAFLGRVTTALAELPELRDVQLYQSLDYPTVDVKLDRIKAGRSGVTTSQVARSVLAATASSRFVVPNYWPDPKSGVGYQVQVEVPQPFLTSIDQLGAVPVRQSETPLLLRDVASISEGTTPGQYDRYNMKREVSLTANLAGTDLGRTSARLETILKRVQAEYDAEREVNTQNGVKPAAISYEIRGQIPPMKQMISGLGIGLLLAILVIYLLLTANFQSLGLALVAVSTAPAVVAGSLVVLLLSGSTLNIQSFIGMIMAIGVAMANAILLITFAEQARREGAAASTAAIEGGKQRLRAILMTSLAMLSGMLPMALAFGEAGQQTAPLGRAVMGGLIAATFSTLVVLPSLFAFVQSRATRASASLDPGDAGSRHFVPGTEEA, from the coding sequence ATGCGACGTCCTCTGACCATTGTGGTCGGGATCATCGCCATTTTGCTCGCCGCTGGCGTTGCGGTCCGCCCCAAGTCGGTCGATCAGTACTTGTCGCAGTATGGGGTCGAGTTGCCTCTCAAGCGGATGCCGGTCGACATCTTCCCCGCGCTCAATTTGCCAGTGATTTACGTCTGTCAGCCGTACGGCGGCATGGACCCCGCGCAGATGGAAGGGCTGATCACCAACTACTACGAATATCACTTTCTTTACATCAGCGGCATTCATCACGTCGAAAGCAAAAACGTCCAAGGCAACGCCTTGATGAAGCTCTACTTTCATCCCGGCACCAACATGGCTCAGGCGATGGCCGAGACGATTAACTACGTGAATCGTTCGCGCGCCTTCATGCCACCAGGAACCGTTTCGCCGTTTGTGATGCGGTTTGATACCGGCAGCGTGCCGGTCGGTTATCTCGTCCTTTCCAGCGAAACACGCACGATCGCCGAGATTCAAGACATCGCCCTCTTTAAGGTTCGTCCCCTCTTCTCCGCGCTTCCAGGTGTATCAGCGCCGCCACCCTTTGGTGGAAGTGCGCGCACCGTGGTGCTCCGTGTCTCGCCCGACAAACTGCGTGCCTATGGCGTGTCGGCTGATGATGTCATCAATGCACTGGTGAGTGGCAACACCATCAGCCCCAGCGGAAACCTGCACGTCGGGAACTCCTATCCCATCGTGCCGATGAATGCGATGGTGCGTGATCCCAAAGAACTCGGCACGATACCAATCAAGGTCGGTGCGAATCCCGCCGTCTACTTGAGCGACTTAGCGGAGATCGTCGATGCCGCCGATATCTCGGCCGGCTATGCACTAGTGAATGGCCGCCGCGCGGTTTACATCCTCGCCACCAAGCGCGCGGATGCTTCGACGATGAGTGTGATCGACGAAATTAAGCGGGCACTACCGAGTATGCAGAAGGAATTGCCCGACGACATTCGTGTGTCGTTCGAGTTCGATCAGTCCCCCTATGTCACCCGCGCCATCGACAGCCTGCTCCACGAAGGGGCCCTCGGCGCGCTCCTCACCGGTTTGATGGTGCTCGTCTTCCTGCGCGATTGGCGCAGCGCACTTGTAGTGGTGCTCAACATCCCGCTGGCGATCGCCGCTGCGGTGGTCGGCCTTTGGATCTGCGGCCAAACGATCAATCTGATGACCCTTGGCGGACTTGCGCTGGCGGTCGGTATTCTTGTCGACGAAGCGACCGTGGAAATCGAAAACATCCATTCGCAACTCGATCACACCGACAGCGTAGCGCTCGCCGTGCGGCGTGGAAACTCGCAAACAGCAATCCCGCGACTCCTGGCGATGCTTTGCATTCTTGCCGTGTTTGTGCCAAGCTTTTTTATGACCGGCGCTGCCCGCGAACTCTTCGTGCCGCTGTCGCTCGCGGTCGGCTTTTCGATGATTGCTTCCTACATCCTTTCGAGCACCTTCGTACCGATTCTCTCGACCTGGCTCCTCCAACATCACAGCCACTCGCATGCCGAGCAGCATGGCCATCGGAGCGAAGGTCAGCCTGGTAGTAGCTCGCGAAACTGGTTCGCTTTCAATACCTATCGCGACTTCTATGGCACGTTTGTCAGCGGCATGGTCGCCGCCCGCTGGATTGTGATTCCGGCCTACCTAGCCGCTTCACTCCTGACAATTGGAGTGGTCGGTAGCCAGATCGGGATCGAGATCTTCCCGCAAATCGACGCAGGGGAATTTCGCCTCCGCTTTCGCGCCAAGGATGGAACCCACATCGAAGAGACCGAGCGCATCGCCCTCGGTGTACTCGATCACATCGGCCAGAAAGTGGGCCCCGAAAATGTCGATATCACGCTGGGCTATGTCGGCATGATTCACTCGAATTTTCCAATCAACGCCGTCTATCAATTCTCGCGCGGCCCCGAAGAGGCAATCCTCCGCATCGCCCTGAAACCACACACCGGCATTCGCACCGAAGTGGTGAAAGAAGAGCTCCGTACGGAACTGGCCCAAAAGTTTCCGCAGGTACGGTTCTCGTTCGAGCCAGCTGATATCGTCAGCGAAGTGATGAGCTTTGGTTCCCCCACGCCAATCGAAATTGCGGCTCGCGGCGGATCGGTAGCCGAGAATCGCGCTTTCCTTGGGCGCGTTACCACGGCGCTAGCCGAACTTCCTGAACTACGCGATGTCCAGCTCTATCAGTCGCTCGACTATCCCACCGTGGATGTGAAGCTCGACCGCATCAAGGCTGGTCGCTCGGGAGTCACCACCAGCCAAGTTGCACGCTCGGTGCTCGCCGCCACTGCATCGAGCCGTTTTGTGGTTCCCAACTACTGGCCCGATCCGAAATCGGGGGTCGGCTATCAAGTGCAGGTCGAAGTTCCTCAGCCTTTTCTCACAAGCATCGATCAGCTTGGCGCGGTGCCTGTTCGTCAATCGGAAACGCCGCTGCTCCTGCGTGATGTGGCCTCGATCTCCGAAGGAACGACTCCAGGGCAGTACGACCGCTATAACATGAAGCGTGAAGTGAGCTTGACCGCCAATCTCGCCGGAACCGACTTGGGTCGCACGTCGGCTCGCCTCGAAACGATCCTCAAACGGGTGCAAGCGGAGTACGATGCCGAGCGCGAGGTCAACACGCAAAACGGGGTCAAGCCAGCAGCGATTTCGTACGAAATTCGGGGGCAAATCCCACCGATGAAGCAAATGATCAGCGGACTGGGGATCGGTCTGCTACTAGCGATTCTCGTGATCTATCTGCTCCTCACCGCGAACTTTCAATCGCTTGGACTGGCGCTCGTGGCAGTGAGCACTGCACCAGCTGTTGTGGCCGGTTCACTCGTGGTCTTACTTCTGAGCGGATCGACGCTCAACATTCAATCGTTCATCGGCATGATCATGGCGATTGGTGTCGCGATGGCCAACGCCATCCTGCTGATCACCTTTGCCGAACAAGCTCGCCGTGAGGGAGCCGCAGCCTCGACAGCTGCCATTGAAGGTGGAAAGCAGCGGTTGCGAGCCATTTTGATGACCAGCCTGGCGATGCTCTCTGGCATGCTCCCCATGGCGCTTGCCTTCGGCGAAGCGGGACAACAAACGGCACCACTCGGCCGCGCGGTGATGGGGGGGCTGATTGCAGCGACCTTCTCGACACTCGTCGTTTTGCCTTCGCTGTTCGCCTTCGTTCAATCGCGCGCCACACGAGCCAGTGCTTCGCTCGATCCTGGTGATGCAGGTAGTCGACACTTTGTTCCCGGCACGGAGGAAGCCTAA
- a CDS encoding HEAT repeat domain-containing protein produces the protein MLRTVVITLIGIVSVVGAMVASAVEPTKLPVAVPSGFQVKRVASQPLVERPMFAALDPQGGLYVLDSGGANGSDRRENPADVVRYLTDTDGDGVYDKSVIFADKIVFGTGLVCYDKAVFVTSPPSLWKFEDTTGDGIADQRTELVTGFAFNQSCTDDLHGACLGPDGRIYFLPGRFHHKAQVPGGPVIREGVGPWLMRCRPDGREAEIVSGAVGNPVEVAFLPTGDAFIQGTFWAKPSAADGLRDALIHAVPGGEYSVRDRDYSDRVRTGDFLPALVPLTATAPSGLTAYWSDTWGPEYRHNLFTSHFNTGRILRHRLSPQGGTFTSVTEDFVTAAQGDVHFTDVLEDADGSLLVVDTGGWYLACCPASGTSKPEVKGAIYRVSREGAQRVADPYGNAIPWEQATAADLAQRLGDPRFAVRERSILALSKRGDDAIVELTQVLQSRAATPQQRQNAVWALCRMEGPAARKAGRVALSDSAEEVRQSAAHAAALHRDNGALDQLQQLLRDNSLAVRREAAHALGRIGRGEAVPKLLEAIGALSQGTAAASDRFVEHALIFAIISINDAVATRPGLTASGFAERRAALMALDQMALTILASGDIAPLLATSDPVLQQAAIDVLARHPEWTTESIKLIDGWLRERALDETRVQMLIGVVRALRNDKSMRRVLDQHLANQSKLSIPARRALLLAVGRSGVSEVPNSWQEGVSEALQATEPEIRFVALQTAAGLSLKELAGDIHRLAADSSSSAALRLTALRSLAVLQQELSDQEFDYLLLRLSPEVPIQERLTAVDVVAQTQQSDARLRRLVPLVRAASPIELPALLTPFSRGTDTEVGLELVAALTSSTVNPPPEIVEQALQRYGESVQVAARPLLERLKKSTQNQAARLKELETVLECNPGDLERGRELFFSKAQCHLCHAVAGRGGKVGPDLSAIGDIRSRRDLLEAVAFPSATFARGFEPMMVALADGRVLTGLAGRETADELVLVVVQDNKPVEVPLSRDMIEQVQIGRISTMPNGLDHQLQPQELSDLIGYLQQLRKQKPEPDGGK, from the coding sequence GTGCTACGAACAGTCGTTATCACGCTCATCGGCATCGTGTCAGTTGTTGGCGCGATGGTTGCCTCCGCCGTGGAGCCAACGAAGCTTCCCGTGGCTGTGCCCAGCGGGTTCCAGGTGAAGCGAGTTGCCTCGCAGCCGCTGGTCGAGCGCCCCATGTTCGCGGCGCTCGACCCCCAGGGTGGACTCTATGTCCTTGATTCCGGCGGCGCAAATGGGAGTGATCGCCGCGAGAATCCTGCGGATGTAGTGCGCTACTTGACCGATACCGACGGCGACGGCGTGTACGATAAAAGTGTGATCTTTGCGGACAAAATTGTCTTTGGTACCGGTTTAGTCTGCTACGACAAGGCGGTCTTCGTCACTTCACCTCCCAGTCTCTGGAAGTTCGAAGATACGACAGGGGATGGTATTGCCGACCAGCGGACCGAACTAGTCACTGGCTTTGCGTTTAATCAGAGTTGCACCGACGATCTGCACGGCGCTTGCTTAGGGCCGGATGGGCGGATTTATTTCCTGCCTGGGAGGTTTCATCACAAGGCCCAGGTGCCGGGTGGCCCTGTGATTCGTGAAGGGGTCGGCCCTTGGCTGATGCGCTGTCGACCCGATGGACGTGAGGCAGAGATTGTCAGCGGCGCTGTCGGCAATCCGGTGGAAGTGGCGTTCCTCCCCACTGGTGACGCGTTCATTCAAGGAACCTTTTGGGCCAAGCCGTCAGCCGCCGATGGACTGCGCGACGCACTCATTCACGCTGTTCCAGGAGGAGAATATTCGGTCCGTGATCGCGACTACTCCGATCGTGTCCGAACCGGGGACTTCCTTCCAGCACTGGTGCCACTAACGGCCACTGCACCAAGCGGTCTCACGGCCTACTGGAGCGACACTTGGGGCCCTGAGTATCGACATAACTTATTCACCTCGCACTTCAACACCGGCAGAATTCTGCGACATCGACTTTCCCCTCAAGGGGGAACGTTCACGAGTGTGACAGAAGACTTTGTCACCGCCGCTCAAGGGGATGTTCACTTTACCGATGTGCTTGAAGATGCAGATGGGAGCCTGCTGGTTGTCGACACCGGAGGTTGGTACCTCGCTTGCTGTCCTGCTTCGGGAACCAGTAAGCCGGAAGTGAAAGGTGCGATTTACCGAGTCTCGCGCGAGGGAGCGCAGCGAGTGGCCGATCCGTATGGCAACGCGATTCCTTGGGAGCAGGCCACGGCTGCGGATCTAGCACAGCGACTCGGCGATCCCCGCTTTGCGGTGCGCGAGCGGTCGATTCTTGCGCTGAGTAAGCGTGGTGACGACGCCATCGTGGAACTGACTCAAGTGCTCCAGTCGCGAGCAGCAACACCGCAGCAGCGACAAAACGCTGTTTGGGCGCTCTGTCGCATGGAGGGACCAGCAGCGCGCAAGGCAGGTAGAGTTGCGCTAAGCGATTCTGCTGAGGAGGTTCGTCAGTCGGCCGCTCATGCCGCAGCTTTGCACCGCGACAATGGGGCGCTCGATCAACTCCAGCAGCTGCTGCGGGATAACTCGCTTGCGGTGCGGCGCGAGGCAGCTCACGCGCTCGGCAGAATTGGGCGTGGCGAGGCTGTGCCGAAACTGTTGGAGGCGATTGGGGCCCTTTCCCAAGGGACCGCAGCTGCGAGCGATCGTTTTGTCGAGCATGCCCTGATCTTCGCGATCATCAGCATCAATGATGCGGTGGCGACGCGACCTGGGCTCACTGCCAGCGGATTTGCTGAACGTCGCGCGGCTCTGATGGCGCTCGATCAAATGGCGCTCACCATCCTCGCTTCCGGCGACATCGCTCCCTTGTTGGCAACTAGCGATCCTGTGCTGCAGCAAGCGGCCATCGATGTACTTGCGCGACATCCCGAATGGACTACCGAGTCGATTAAACTCATCGATGGCTGGCTGAGAGAGCGAGCGCTCGATGAGACCCGCGTCCAGATGCTGATTGGTGTCGTGCGAGCACTGCGCAACGATAAGTCGATGAGGAGGGTACTCGACCAACACCTTGCCAACCAAAGCAAACTCTCGATCCCAGCGCGTCGAGCGCTTCTCTTGGCAGTGGGCCGAAGCGGTGTGAGCGAGGTCCCGAATTCTTGGCAAGAAGGAGTGTCTGAGGCGCTGCAAGCCACTGAACCCGAAATTCGGTTCGTGGCACTTCAAACTGCAGCAGGGCTATCGCTGAAAGAGCTTGCCGGCGACATCCACCGCCTTGCGGCTGATTCCTCGTCCAGTGCAGCGCTGCGTCTGACAGCTCTCCGCTCGCTGGCTGTCTTGCAGCAGGAACTATCTGACCAGGAGTTCGACTATCTGCTGTTGCGACTCTCGCCGGAAGTTCCCATTCAAGAGCGTTTGACCGCTGTCGATGTGGTGGCTCAAACGCAGCAGAGCGACGCGCGACTGCGCAGACTCGTTCCACTTGTCCGGGCGGCCAGCCCGATCGAACTACCGGCGCTCTTGACTCCCTTTTCGCGTGGAACCGACACAGAAGTAGGTCTCGAACTTGTCGCGGCGCTCACGTCGTCCACGGTAAATCCACCACCGGAAATCGTCGAGCAAGCGCTTCAGCGTTATGGCGAATCGGTCCAGGTGGCGGCCCGTCCCCTCTTGGAGCGACTAAAAAAATCGACGCAGAACCAAGCGGCGCGGCTGAAAGAATTAGAAACCGTTCTCGAATGCAATCCGGGGGATTTAGAGCGCGGGCGCGAACTCTTTTTTAGCAAGGCCCAGTGTCATTTGTGCCACGCAGTTGCAGGTCGTGGTGGCAAAGTCGGTCCCGATTTATCGGCGATTGGCGACATCCGCTCGCGACGCGATTTGCTCGAAGCTGTCGCGTTTCCAAGCGCTACGTTCGCCCGTGGATTTGAACCGATGATGGTCGCCCTTGCCGACGGACGGGTACTGACCGGCCTCGCCGGGCGCGAGACGGCTGACGAATTAGTGCTAGTGGTTGTGCAAGATAACAAACCGGTCGAGGTACCTCTCAGCCGCGACATGATTGAGCAAGTTCAAATCGGACGGATCTCGACCATGCCAAACGGTTTAGATCACCAACTACAGCCTCAAGAACTAAGTGACCTGATCGGCTACTTGCAGCAGCTCCGTAAACAAAAACCGGAGCCCGATGGTGGAAAGTAG
- a CDS encoding efflux RND transporter periplasmic adaptor subunit, translated as MFRLPKHRLAVATLVACGIPVVIGCTHSDTASSAPKPNNSTAAASSAASSVARVTVVSPLKKRLIRTVEQPGTIEPIEQTPIHAKVTGYVSKVHVDLGDRVKTGDVLLEIAIPEYEQELKQKQALVAQSKAETSQADARVKVAEAAVRSAEALVVEAKAGLERSTAELERADTELSRLELLFADQAITEKVLEESKAGQRAAAAAVAEAQARIASSEAVVEEKRAGIEQAQADVQAASSRTDVALADEARLRAIHDYTKITSPFDGIVTMRNADTGHFVQPGKGASDKPLVHLSRTDVVRVYVEVPEIDASLISNECDAVIQIPALGSKIEGKVSRSSWQLNPSTRTLRAAIDLPNADSKLRPGLYVLAVLTVADKSDALVIPKSSLVMKEGKPGVYVVDPKSTLVWQSITTGINSGAEIEVLAGLTGSESLIASNVSAYREGQVVEIISQPSR; from the coding sequence ATGTTTCGCCTTCCCAAACATCGCTTGGCAGTGGCAACCCTCGTCGCCTGCGGCATCCCTGTGGTGATCGGCTGTACGCATAGCGACACAGCTTCGAGCGCACCCAAGCCCAACAACTCGACCGCCGCAGCCAGTTCAGCTGCTTCGTCGGTGGCGCGCGTGACTGTTGTGTCACCTCTGAAAAAAAGGCTCATTCGCACCGTCGAACAACCCGGCACGATCGAGCCCATTGAGCAAACGCCGATTCATGCCAAGGTGACTGGCTACGTCAGCAAGGTGCATGTCGATCTCGGTGACCGGGTGAAAACGGGGGACGTGCTGCTGGAGATCGCCATTCCCGAGTACGAGCAAGAGCTGAAACAGAAGCAAGCGCTGGTCGCGCAGTCGAAGGCCGAAACTTCGCAGGCCGACGCGCGCGTGAAGGTGGCTGAAGCAGCGGTCCGATCGGCAGAAGCCTTAGTGGTCGAAGCCAAAGCGGGACTTGAGCGGAGCACTGCCGAACTCGAGCGCGCCGATACGGAATTGTCGCGTTTGGAGTTACTTTTCGCCGATCAAGCGATCACCGAAAAGGTGCTCGAAGAGTCGAAAGCGGGTCAGCGTGCTGCAGCGGCAGCAGTCGCCGAAGCCCAAGCCCGCATCGCTTCCTCCGAGGCTGTTGTCGAAGAAAAACGAGCTGGCATCGAGCAAGCCCAAGCCGACGTTCAAGCGGCCAGTTCGCGCACCGATGTTGCCCTCGCCGACGAAGCGCGCCTCCGGGCCATTCACGACTATACGAAGATCACCTCTCCGTTCGATGGCATAGTCACCATGCGCAATGCCGACACCGGCCACTTCGTGCAGCCCGGAAAAGGGGCGAGCGACAAGCCGCTCGTCCATCTGTCGCGCACCGATGTTGTTCGGGTCTATGTCGAAGTCCCCGAGATCGATGCCTCGCTCATTTCGAATGAATGCGATGCCGTGATTCAGATCCCTGCCTTGGGCTCGAAAATCGAAGGGAAAGTCTCGCGCAGCAGTTGGCAGTTGAATCCCAGCACACGTACCTTGCGAGCCGCGATTGATCTGCCCAATGCCGATAGCAAACTTCGTCCCGGGCTCTATGTTCTGGCGGTCCTGACCGTCGCCGACAAAAGCGATGCGCTCGTGATTCCCAAGAGCAGTCTCGTGATGAAAGAGGGGAAGCCCGGTGTTTACGTTGTCGACCCCAAGAGCACGCTCGTCTGGCAGTCGATCACCACTGGGATCAACAGCGGCGCGGAAATCGAGGTCCTTGCTGGCCTCACTGGGAGCGAGTCGTTGATCGCGAGCAATGTTTCCGCCTATCGCGAAGGGCAAGTGGTCGAGATCATCTCCCAGCCCTCGCGCTAA
- a CDS encoding TolC family protein, whose translation MVSSLLLAIVGCLAPSEGDNFSTPLAARRPSPAVAPNLQPSSVALAPGSNSALPTAPRSAPIAASSAPASRPLASQLKPVPLEQWSAARPRIERLPPIEAADEPAPVATANYVARVTPPASQVQPVTLVQTEMVPVPSPMPDPDRMPPVSYETLPERQRDRAAAHLQNNVPRGMPMNLVSALQATDANNPQVQFARWRVQEAYAQVSRSEILWLPHLRMGISYNRHEQAIQDVAGNVFDTSRGGYYGGLGAVGVGQGSPQVPGVWMNFHTADAIFQPKILASQAEARAWASQTAMLDAMYQSASLYLDLLRAEGDAEIARETLRNTKQLADLTNSYAKSGQGLASDYDRSQADYSLRENELLRAIEQAQVASVRLATHLRIDPSQPLLVQEPVAAPIRLYDPEAPLGDLVAEGLSQRPELSESRWLVSEAVAKMRREKFAPLLPSVLLGASYGGMGGGLGTNFSPVEDRFDGDAAAYWEIRNFGLGERAARTEAATRIEQAQWRNVAIMDRVAGEVVEAHARVKSRQQQIAVAERGIQAALDSHRRNLKRIESAQGLPIEALQSVQALGAARRDYLRAVIDYNLAQFQLLRAVGGAPTQLAQETN comes from the coding sequence ATGGTCTCTAGCTTATTGCTGGCGATCGTAGGCTGTTTGGCGCCGAGCGAAGGCGACAACTTCTCGACACCGCTTGCAGCCCGTCGACCTTCGCCAGCCGTTGCCCCGAACCTTCAGCCGAGCAGCGTGGCCCTTGCTCCTGGATCAAACTCGGCTCTCCCGACAGCACCGCGTAGCGCACCCATCGCAGCCAGTTCAGCCCCCGCTTCACGTCCGCTCGCGTCGCAGCTCAAGCCCGTTCCTCTCGAGCAATGGTCGGCAGCACGACCACGCATCGAACGTCTCCCTCCGATCGAAGCAGCGGACGAACCCGCTCCTGTGGCGACTGCCAACTATGTCGCTCGCGTCACCCCGCCAGCGTCGCAGGTGCAACCGGTCACTCTCGTGCAAACCGAGATGGTGCCGGTCCCCAGTCCCATGCCCGATCCAGACCGTATGCCACCAGTTAGCTACGAAACGCTTCCCGAACGGCAGCGCGATCGAGCCGCTGCGCACCTGCAAAACAATGTCCCGCGCGGCATGCCGATGAACCTGGTCTCGGCCCTGCAAGCCACCGACGCCAACAATCCCCAGGTGCAGTTTGCGCGCTGGCGGGTGCAAGAGGCCTACGCCCAAGTGTCGCGGTCTGAAATCTTGTGGCTCCCTCACCTGCGGATGGGCATCTCCTACAACCGCCACGAGCAAGCGATTCAAGATGTCGCCGGCAATGTGTTCGACACCAGTCGTGGTGGCTACTACGGCGGCCTCGGCGCCGTGGGTGTCGGACAAGGCTCGCCGCAAGTTCCTGGCGTCTGGATGAACTTTCATACGGCCGATGCCATCTTCCAGCCCAAGATTCTCGCGAGCCAGGCAGAGGCCCGTGCGTGGGCCTCGCAAACAGCAATGCTCGATGCGATGTACCAGTCAGCTTCGCTGTACCTCGATTTACTGCGAGCCGAAGGAGATGCCGAGATCGCACGCGAAACCTTACGCAACACCAAGCAACTCGCCGACCTCACGAATTCTTACGCCAAGTCGGGGCAGGGGCTCGCTTCGGACTACGATCGCTCGCAGGCCGATTATTCCTTACGCGAAAACGAACTACTCCGCGCTATCGAGCAAGCTCAGGTTGCTTCCGTTCGACTCGCCACGCACCTGCGAATCGATCCTTCACAGCCGCTGCTGGTCCAGGAACCAGTGGCTGCACCGATTCGGCTGTACGATCCCGAAGCACCACTGGGTGACCTCGTAGCCGAAGGCCTTTCGCAGCGTCCAGAACTTTCGGAAAGTCGCTGGCTCGTAAGTGAAGCCGTTGCCAAAATGCGCCGAGAGAAGTTCGCGCCCCTCTTGCCGAGCGTCCTCCTAGGTGCCAGTTATGGCGGCATGGGTGGGGGACTTGGTACGAACTTCAGTCCGGTGGAAGATCGTTTTGATGGCGATGCTGCTGCGTACTGGGAGATCCGTAATTTTGGACTCGGTGAACGGGCTGCTCGTACGGAAGCGGCGACGCGGATCGAACAAGCCCAGTGGCGCAACGTCGCCATCATGGACCGCGTAGCCGGGGAAGTTGTTGAAGCGCACGCGCGGGTCAAGTCGCGCCAGCAGCAAATTGCTGTTGCCGAGCGCGGCATTCAAGCTGCCCTCGATTCTCATCGACGCAACCTGAAGCGGATCGAAAGTGCCCAAGGGCTTCCGATCGAGGCGCTACAGTCGGTGCAGGCCCTCGGCGCCGCGCGTCGCGACTACCTGCGAGCTGTCATCGACTATAACCTGGCTCAGTTTCAACTCCTGCGAGCTGTCGGTGGCGCTCCTACCCAGCTGGCACAGGAAACGAACTAA